The uncultured Eubacteriales bacterium region AAACCAGATGGTTTATATCGCGGTGGAATTTTCCGAAATGATTACCTGCATGAAGGCCGCTTCCCTGCAGAAAAGCCGTTCCAAGCGGCTGGATGAGTTGATAAAGGCCAAAGAAAAAGAGCGTTCCAAGATTATGCGATATAAACAAAGTCTTTATCAGGACTGGAAAGACGGTGAAATCACCCATAAGGACTACCGCAATATACAGGAAGATTACGAGCGGCAAATAGAGGCCGTTAACAAAAGTATAAGCAACCTGCACGAAGAAAAGGCTGAGCTTGAAGATGGGGCCGATACAGAGGACCCGTTTTTAGTAACCCTTAGAAAACATCAAAACATCGACAAATTGACAAGGGATCTTTTGATTGAGCTTGTAGAGCAAATCACGGTATGTGAAAACGGTAATATCAGCGTTCGCCTAAAGTTTTCAAATGAATACCGACGAGCAGCTGAATGTATCAAGCTTGACACCCAACAAAACGCGGTTTAGACGAACCGCATTTTTACAGGCGGTTTGTTTTCCTAATATAAACGTACCCGTCGGGCCAGTCGGCCCAGTCGCGCCGGTCGGGCCGGTGGGTCCCGTGGCACCCGTGCCGCCAGTGGCACCCGTGCCGCCAGTGCCGCCCGTGGCACCCGTGGCACCCGTGGCACCAGTCGCGCCGGTCGGTCCGGTGGCACCCGTGGTGCCTGTTGCGCCCGTGGCGCCGGTCGGTCCGGTGGGACCAGTCGCCCCGGTGGCGCCTGTGCCCGTGGCACCGGTCGCGCCCGTAGCGCCGGTGGCGCCCGTGGCGCCGGTCGGTCCGGTGGGACCAGTCGCCCCGGTGGCGCCCCGTACGCCCATGGGACCCATGGGGCCGATAGGACCTCTGGGACCGGTGGGACCAGTTGCGCCGGTGGCCCCGGTCGGTCCAGTGGGGCCGGTGGGGCCAGTACGGCCGCGGGGGCCTACGCAGCAGCGGCAGTCACATCTGCGGCAGTCACGATCGCGGCAGTCACGATCGCGGCAATCACGATCGCGGCAGCCGAAGTTGCTGGAGCCGCCGCTGGACATCAAGGCCCTGATATCGTCCATATTAGGATTCATATCTGCCCTCCAATCAAAAAGGAAATGGTTTTGCCAGGGAAAGGCCCGCCGCCTGGGAACACGCCCGGGTGGGGGCCAGAGGCAGTACCTCCGTACTCAATATATGCAAAAAAGGCGCATGGGTGAGTAGGCGGGCCCACGGAAAGCGCACGTTTCCGGGAAAAATACCCACCCGAGGCCAGTTGAGAAAAAACAGCGGGCGTGGAAGAGCGAATTTTCAAAGTTCAGGTGAAAATTAGCATAATACACGCTGTACAGGAGACCGGAGGGTGTGCTATAATATTTGCCAGACGGAACGCACAGCAGAGACGCAGGAGAACGCGCCACATACTGTGCGTTTGATTTATCCGCCCCCCGAGGCCGCCATAAGACGTCCCCCTGGGCGGCAAGAGTATGAACAGAGGAGTGCAGCATGAAACAATATTTCAACCAATCCGTTTCAGAGACCGTGCAGGACCTACAGGGTGACCTAAGTGCGGGCCTGTCCAGCCAGGAGGCCGCAAAGCGCACGCAGACCTATGGCCCCAACCGGCTGGAGGGGGCTAAGGGTAAGAGCCTCCTGCAAATGGCCCTCGAGCAGCTCAAGGACTTTCTGGTGCTTATCCTGATCGCCGCGGCAGTCATCTCCATCTTCCTTGGCGAGGCGCTGGAGGGCGCAGTCATCCTGGCCATCGTGGTGTTGAACACGTTCCTGGGCGTGTACCAGGAGAACAAGGCCAGCAACGCGCTCAAAGCCCTCAAGGAGATGGCGAGCCCTCACGCAAAGGTGCTGCGGGACGGCCAGGTGGTGGAGATCGCCTCCCAGGACGTGGTCCCCGGCGACGTGGTCATTCTGGACGCGGGTGATTATATCCCCGCCGATCTGCGTCTCATTGAGACGGTGAATCTTAAAATCGACGAGGCGGCCCTGACCGGCGAGTCCGTCCCCGTGGAGAAGGACGCCTCCGCCGTCCTGGATGGGGAGGCAAGCCTCGGCGACCGCATCAACTGCGCCTATATGGGCACCGTTATTACCTACGGCCGCGGCAAGGGTATCATCACCGAGACCGGTATGAAGACCCAGATGGGCAACATCGCCGGCATGCTCAACGAGGCCGAGGAGGAGGCCACCCCCCTCCAGAAGAAACTGGACAGCCTGGGCAAGACTCTGGGCATCGTCTGTCTCGCCATCTGCGCCATCATCTTCGTGCTGGGCTGGTGGCACGGGGACGACCTCTTTGAGTCCTTTATGAACGCCGTGGCTCTGGCCGTGGCCGCCATCCCGGAGGGGCTGACGGTGGTCGTCACCGTGGTCCTCGCCATGGGCATGCAGAAGATGGTCAAGGTCAACGCCATCATCAAGCGCCTGAGCGCGGTGGAGACCCTGGGCAGCACCACCGTCATCTGCTCGGACAAGACCGGCACACTGACTCAGAACAAGATGACCATCCAGCGCGTCTATGACGGCAAAGAGCTCTACAGCGTCAGCGGCACCGGATACAGCGGCGCGGGAGAGATCACCGACGCCTCCGGCAACAACGTCTCCGCCTCCGTGGGCAGGCTGCTGGAGGGCGTCCTCCTCTGCAACGACGCCCTTTACGATCCCGCCAATGAGACCATCGTGGGCGACCCCACCGAGGGCGCGATGGTGGTACTGGCCTACAAGGCCGGCATCGTCAAGAGTGCGCTGGAGGAGCGCTGCCCCCGCCTCCAGGAGATCCCCTTCGACTCCGACCGCAAGCTCATGTCCACCTTCCACAGCATCGGCGGGAAGAACGTGATGTACACCAAGGGCGCGCCGGATGAGCTGCTGCGCCGCTGCGTTTCCATTGAGTTGGGTGGCAAGGTAGAGACCCTTACAGACGAGAAGCGCCAGGAGATTCTGGCCGTTAACCAGAGTATGGCCGAGTCCGCCCTCCGCGTCATTGGCGCGGCTTACCGTGAGATGGACAAGGTGGATACCTCCTTCGAGTCTGAAAACAACCTCATCTTCACGGGCCTTGTCGGCATGATCGACCCGCCCCGCGAGGAGGCCAAGGACGCCATCCAGGTCTGTAAGAAGGCAGGCATCCAGGTCAAGATGATCACCGGCGACCACAAGATCACCGCCACCGCGATCGGCCAGCAGCTTGGCATCGTGGAGGGGAACACTGTCGCCATCGAGGGCCGGGCCATCAGCGAGATGGACGACGCCCAGCTCCAGGAGTGTGTGAAGACCACCAATGTCTTCGCCCGCGTCTCCCCCGAGCATAAGGTGCGCCTGGTGGACGCGGTCCGCGCCAACGGCAACATTGCCGCCATGACGGGCGACGGCGTCAACGACGCGCCCTCCCTCAAGCACGCCGATATCGGCATTGCCATGGGCATCACCGGCACCGACGTCTCCAAGGAGGCGGCCGACATGATCCTGACGGACGACAACTTCGCCAGCATCGTCAAGGCCGTGGCCGAGGGCCGCACCATCTACAGCAACATTCGTAAGGTTGTGGGCTTCCTCCTCTCCTGCAACATCGGTGAGATTCTGGTCATCTTCCTGGCCATGCTCGCAAACCTCCCCGTGCCCCTGGTGGCTATCCAGCTCCTCGCCATCAACCTGATCACCGATGCGTTCCCCGCCTTCGCCCTCGGCATGGAGAAGGAGGAGCATGGTGTCATGGACCGTGCGCCCCGTGACCCCTCCGAGCCCATCGTGGACAAGAAGATGGGCATCGCCGTCGGCATCCAGAGCATCTTCCTGGCCCTGGGCACCCTGGGCTCTTTCGTCTATGGCTACCTGGTACACGACCTGGAGGTT contains the following coding sequences:
- a CDS encoding hypothetical protein (Evidence 5 : No homology to any previously reported sequences), whose product is MNPNMDDIRALMSSGGSSNFGCRDRDCRDRDCRDRDCRRCDCRCCVGPRGRTGPTGPTGPTGATGATGPTGPRGPIGPMGPMGVRGATGATGPTGPTGATGATGATGATGATGTGATGATGPTGPTGATGATGTTGATGPTGATGATGATGATGGTGGTGATGGTGATGPTGPTGATGPTGPTGTFILGKQTACKNAVRLNRVLLGVKLDTFSCSSVFI
- the yloB gene encoding Calcium-transporting ATPase, yielding MKQYFNQSVSETVQDLQGDLSAGLSSQEAAKRTQTYGPNRLEGAKGKSLLQMALEQLKDFLVLILIAAAVISIFLGEALEGAVILAIVVLNTFLGVYQENKASNALKALKEMASPHAKVLRDGQVVEIASQDVVPGDVVILDAGDYIPADLRLIETVNLKIDEAALTGESVPVEKDASAVLDGEASLGDRINCAYMGTVITYGRGKGIITETGMKTQMGNIAGMLNEAEEEATPLQKKLDSLGKTLGIVCLAICAIIFVLGWWHGDDLFESFMNAVALAVAAIPEGLTVVVTVVLAMGMQKMVKVNAIIKRLSAVETLGSTTVICSDKTGTLTQNKMTIQRVYDGKELYSVSGTGYSGAGEITDASGNNVSASVGRLLEGVLLCNDALYDPANETIVGDPTEGAMVVLAYKAGIVKSALEERCPRLQEIPFDSDRKLMSTFHSIGGKNVMYTKGAPDELLRRCVSIELGGKVETLTDEKRQEILAVNQSMAESALRVIGAAYREMDKVDTSFESENNLIFTGLVGMIDPPREEAKDAIQVCKKAGIQVKMITGDHKITATAIGQQLGIVEGNTVAIEGRAISEMDDAQLQECVKTTNVFARVSPEHKVRLVDAVRANGNIAAMTGDGVNDAPSLKHADIGIAMGITGTDVSKEAADMILTDDNFASIVKAVAEGRTIYSNIRKVVGFLLSCNIGEILVIFLAMLANLPVPLVAIQLLAINLITDAFPAFALGMEKEEHGVMDRAPRDPSEPIVDKKMGIAVGIQSIFLALGTLGSFVYGYLVHDLEVARTACFLTLVLGELLRAYSARSEKTSVFRMRIFENSYLNKCVLASVVFLLATIYVPFLNPVFSTVPLVFDEIIVALILAFLPMLGGELAKKIVNR